The Camelina sativa cultivar DH55 chromosome 14, Cs, whole genome shotgun sequence genome includes a window with the following:
- the LOC104743883 gene encoding agamous-like MADS-box protein AGL29 has protein sequence MGRRKIKIEQVQDTNTKQVTFSKRRVGLFKKASELATLCNAEVGIVVFSPGNKPYTFGKPNFDLIAERFKNEFEESNSFETSGYSSRGSRARQDKKICKRLDSINEEAEAEKKHGEDLHKWLESAEEERFNKPIEEFTLEELKEFEAKMKRLGDGIQINLNNMQASSSLLKISMQLCE, from the coding sequence atggggagGAGAAAGATTAAGATAGAGCAAGTGCAagacacaaacacaaagcaAGTAACCTTCTCGAAACGTAGGGTGGGTTTGTTCAAGAAAGCGAGTGAGCTTGCGACTTTGTGCAACGCCGAGGTTGGTATTGTTGTCTTTTCTCCTGGAAACAAACCTTATACCTTCGGGAAACCGAATTTTGATCTGATTGCAGAACGGTTCAAGAATGAATTCGAAGAATCAAATAGCTTTGAAACATCGGGCTATAGTAGTAGAGGCAGCAGAGCTAGGCAAGATAAGAAGATATGTAAACGCCTCGACTCTATCAACGAAGAAGctgaagctgagaagaaacATGGGGAAGATCTTCACAAGTGGCTAGAATCTGCTGAAGAAGAAAGGTTTAATAAGCCCATTGAGGAGTTTACTCTTGAGGAGCTCAAGGAATTTGAAGCTAAGATGAAGAGACTGGGAGATGGCATCCAAATTAACCTTAATAATATGCAGGCTTCGTCTTCTCTCTTGAAGATTAGCATGCAGTTATGCGAGTGA
- the LOC104742179 gene encoding uncharacterized protein LOC104742179 isoform X1, whose product MTSHHAIEVTKTVLEVADVAWTAVETSHPHHHHNHDENHESTDSITDPRDRELKALRQENRRLRTLLEANLKLFETLAESAALSSHDCPSDLYARLVSMVTSRDFLARLENLRQALSNGTQNQFPFKEPTEDDVKSVEVLIEMDHQEPSWWVLVTDDMVPSNVEEQSAIDNEHYVVVNEEHVVDAVAHFLAKCIMSNPKAKNLKPEELQKLLVQEVTTLSKVGKVVDIWHAGKMFYTLSTWGLAFGGLYQARGALKIAAKGVHATSKVVLRAL is encoded by the exons ATGACGAGCCACCACGCGATCGAAGTGACGAAGACGGTTCTAGAAGTAGCGGACGTGGCGTGGACGGCCGTGGAAACCTCCcatccccaccaccaccacaaccatGACGAGAATCACGAGTCAACAGATTCGATCACCGATCCACGAGATCGTGAATTAAAAGCTCTCCGACAAGAGAATCGTCGTCTCAGGACCTTGCTTGAAGCGAATCTCAAGCTTTTCGAGACTCTCGCTGAATCTGCTGCGTTATCATCTCACGATTGCCCTAGCGAC CTCTATGCTCGACTTGTATCAATGGTTACTTCAAGAGATTTCTTGGCTAGATTAGAGAATCTAAGACAAGCTTTATCTAATGGAACTCAAAATCAGTTTCCATTCAAGGAACCAacag AAGATGATGTGAAGAGTGTTGAAGTGCTAATAGAGATGGATCATCAAGAGCCAAGTTGGTGGGTTTTGGTTACTGATGATATGGTTCCTAGTAATGTTGAGGAACAAAGCGCCATCGATAACGAACATTACGTTGTTGTGAATGAAGAGCATGTGGTTGATGCTGTTGCTCACTTTTTGGCTAAATGCATTATGTCTAATCCCAAAGCTAAG AATCTCAAACCTGAAGAGCTTCAAAAGC TTCTGGTACAAGAAGTAACAACTCTGAGCAAGGTAGGGAAGGTGGTGGATATATGGCATGCTGGGAAAATGTTCTACACACTGTCTACCTGGGGACTTGCTTTTGGAGG GTTATACCAAGCTCGTGGTGCGCTGAAGATAGCTGCTAAGGGTGTTCATGCGACCAGCAAGGTAGTTCTAAGGGCTCTCTGA
- the LOC104742179 gene encoding uncharacterized protein LOC104742179 isoform X2 yields the protein MTSHHAIEVTKTVLEVADVAWTAVETSHPHHHHNHDENHESTDSITDPRDRELKALRQENRRLRTLLEANLKLFETLAESAALSSHDCPSDLYARLVSMVTSRDFLARLENLRQALSNGTQNQFPFKEPTDDVKSVEVLIEMDHQEPSWWVLVTDDMVPSNVEEQSAIDNEHYVVVNEEHVVDAVAHFLAKCIMSNPKAKNLKPEELQKLLVQEVTTLSKVGKVVDIWHAGKMFYTLSTWGLAFGGLYQARGALKIAAKGVHATSKVVLRAL from the exons ATGACGAGCCACCACGCGATCGAAGTGACGAAGACGGTTCTAGAAGTAGCGGACGTGGCGTGGACGGCCGTGGAAACCTCCcatccccaccaccaccacaaccatGACGAGAATCACGAGTCAACAGATTCGATCACCGATCCACGAGATCGTGAATTAAAAGCTCTCCGACAAGAGAATCGTCGTCTCAGGACCTTGCTTGAAGCGAATCTCAAGCTTTTCGAGACTCTCGCTGAATCTGCTGCGTTATCATCTCACGATTGCCCTAGCGAC CTCTATGCTCGACTTGTATCAATGGTTACTTCAAGAGATTTCTTGGCTAGATTAGAGAATCTAAGACAAGCTTTATCTAATGGAACTCAAAATCAGTTTCCATTCAAGGAACCAacag ATGATGTGAAGAGTGTTGAAGTGCTAATAGAGATGGATCATCAAGAGCCAAGTTGGTGGGTTTTGGTTACTGATGATATGGTTCCTAGTAATGTTGAGGAACAAAGCGCCATCGATAACGAACATTACGTTGTTGTGAATGAAGAGCATGTGGTTGATGCTGTTGCTCACTTTTTGGCTAAATGCATTATGTCTAATCCCAAAGCTAAG AATCTCAAACCTGAAGAGCTTCAAAAGC TTCTGGTACAAGAAGTAACAACTCTGAGCAAGGTAGGGAAGGTGGTGGATATATGGCATGCTGGGAAAATGTTCTACACACTGTCTACCTGGGGACTTGCTTTTGGAGG GTTATACCAAGCTCGTGGTGCGCTGAAGATAGCTGCTAAGGGTGTTCATGCGACCAGCAAGGTAGTTCTAAGGGCTCTCTGA
- the LOC104757964 gene encoding gamma-glutamylcyclotransferase 2-3 — MAMWVFGYGSLIWKTGFPFDESLPGFIKGYRRVFHQGSTDHRGTPDFPGRTVTLEAADGEVCWGVAYKITKEEDKRDALTHLEVREKQYDQKEYLDFFTESNSEPAVTGVMVYIASPDKKSNNNYLGPAPLEDIAKQIVKAEGPSGPNRDYLFNLEKALSQLGFKDKHVTDLANQVRSILSETQELSVDATANNI; from the exons ATGGCGATgtgggtattcgggtacggaTCTCTTATCTGGAAAACGGGTTTCCCTTTCGACGAAAGCCTCCCTGGTTTCATCAAAGGCTATCGCCGTGTCTTTCACCAAg GTAGTACTGATCATAGAGGAACTCCGGATTTCCCGGGAAGAACAGTGACATTAGAAGCTGCTGATGGAGAAGTCTGT TGGGGAGTTGCTTATAAGATAACCAAAGAGGAAGATAAAAGAGATGCTTTAACA CATTTGGAAGTGAGGGAGAAGCAGTATGATCAGAAAGAGTATCTTGATTTCTTCACA GAATCTAATTCAGAACCGGCTGTAACAGGAGTAATGGT ATACATAGCTTCCCCTGACAAGAAGAGCAACAACAACTACTTAGGACCAGCTCCTCTTGAAGATATTGCCAA ACAGATAGTTAAAGCTGAAGGACCCTCAGGGCCAAACAGAGACTATCTCTTCAACCTCGAAAAGGCTCTCTCTCAACTCG GGTTTAAAGATAAACATGTCACAGATCTTGCAAACCAAGTCAGGAGCATTCTTTCAGAGACCCAGGAGTTGTCAGTTGATGCTACCGCCAACAATATCTAG